From the genome of Candidatus Electrothrix communis, one region includes:
- a CDS encoding RHS repeat-associated core domain-containing protein has product MKQANWFRLLALCCVFLISLFLSTTIASAACMPTIKHVTDSMSPPNPAAGSSATVTYTVTNVSTTCDANGYKLAFHSVLPATPECLSGNYSGSNPSFSLAANATGQVTANIPAVPPETAGCLVYFDILDASGSPLPLLPGGRMYATFGTMTGPGPGLCVGPTPVINSADHVDMGDGEAAASANVENATEKPTLEIGSSSTEMDEGSDGQYNGGDSTAQGKNSGAITAFGMCNMTATFGYNFLSFLSRYFGKGACAESCDGYQGCAGDPVNTAIGNFVYDETDATVAGPGDSTIKLNRTYNSQAVLWTPASITRFYPDGSDEVVAEPPQYFGKGWTSELGQFLLEIDMAPTFEGVQILYPDGHTANFEKSGAKYVSVSPGTHDVITKEGGEYILRDADCGCASEEKRFDSNGHLTALIDRNGNAIRLFYDGDKLSTLENAAGRRIEFTLNGDGQIIKADLPENITLQYEYQDDLLSAFIDGRGNRTEYRYDELGQMTEIISANGYPLVRNIYDDEYRVTQQIVKESESYSFSYEEGKTTVTDAYGNAHVHHYDDDLRLVRMEYPDGTEERYEYDEDQNRTGYTNQAGGQWQWTYDDTGNRLTAEGPLGWYRDWAYNERRQVTRMTEKVDASTQRTSTFIYDEHGNLTKFCNALNACGFVIYDERGLPLRMTDLNSYTTVNTYDTEGDLISVLDPEGAITGFDHDDLGRVTGKTKPLGNSYSYSYDENSNLTSVDGPLGFHLGYSYDANDNLMQSVDPNGGTINYTYTKSDSPKEIYNQLNFKTSFSYGLMNERTGMTDAEDRVWSYAYNNMLQVTDVNGPLGHHQGFIYNALGMITDATDPEGRVKHIEYDALKRPLTITRNYVAGGVENSDTNVSTSFTYNLIGDRLSVTDPEGYISKAEYDLQSRLLKKQDAEGYAWEYSYDPMGNLLEKLNPRNFTTSYAYTPTNRLQSVTNPEQHIKSFTYNPNGSLIAATDPKGTVSEYAYDELDRKIAQVRNSNLSAPADYETNVTTAFAYDLAGNLRFVTNPLDYRKEIRYDAAHRKVELIDYEEGSTTFQYDKVNNLLKVTDAEGNSTNYTVDELNRLVAVTNAENETTRYTYDLVGNRTQRIEADNTVTLYELDGVYRLNRVQENYRPDRDPGNDVNVLTTYGYDRRGLLTSFINANGAETAFAYNGVGKLTRETDPLLKVWEYAYDGNRNRITRQDAKGNLTEYDFYPDDMLMRMAYADGTVVSYAYDANNNRTAMNDTLGDTSWNFDPLNRVTQQDDPFDRILHYQYDAASNRVGITYPDENQVGYAYSPNNWLQNMTVRARHAVPLQTEYARDLVGNLTEIDNPNQTRTTVAYDKVYRTLKRRNWQTTKGGKVNSGFAYSYNKVGHITKAIKEYGWRKPSTVVETYGYDGLHRLSEFVTAKNNPFTAVLPSMQIITGNRPVDAIATSYSYDPVGNRLSWESTDNLQTNTPLDGFSRKYAYNEANQMLGMEYFTEKNSTKDHAYAYSYDENGNRINRQLIDKNGPQYGVDYSYDAENRLVAALDYQITSRNGKNRIERAMTHYEYDGGGRRLVQHYDPKNGGVGVDKRDEYVFDGLDPVAEYDILNGQRTDYYRGAGNHLALMHHYKGGTQGQMYWYHYNHKGDVVGLTKQNGNSHHNYRYDPYGAVLPENGNFTDPHNHYTLTGKEFDENTGLVWFGARFYEPESGVWVNQDTYRGRLSEPGSLHRFGYVADNPVTFWDWYGWKNEKHYCPDGCKKGYRDLTREALQSFNASDSIVKTVGAANKIMDKPIDEGGHPASKGGKLLYPEYHAKGTDGEGAGWRKKAARYAEEQMEKAVECAILARKTGQSKFMEQAFIHIGRGLHVVQDAQFNPYDKEKGYDGLFETLEYTAIQKSVYYLEEFEYRVGFNPFVESSYQ; this is encoded by the coding sequence ATGAAGCAAGCGAATTGGTTCCGATTACTGGCCCTCTGTTGTGTTTTTCTGATCTCCCTGTTTCTTTCCACAACAATTGCCTCTGCCGCCTGCATGCCCACCATCAAACATGTAACAGACAGCATGTCTCCGCCCAATCCTGCTGCCGGAAGCTCTGCCACAGTGACCTACACAGTTACAAACGTTTCAACCACCTGTGATGCAAACGGCTACAAGCTGGCTTTTCACTCGGTACTTCCTGCTACCCCGGAATGTCTGTCAGGGAATTACAGCGGCAGCAATCCTTCCTTTTCCCTTGCTGCTAATGCAACCGGTCAGGTGACGGCCAATATCCCAGCGGTACCACCTGAAACGGCAGGTTGTCTTGTCTACTTTGATATCCTTGATGCTTCAGGTTCTCCCCTCCCGCTTTTACCCGGCGGCAGGATGTATGCGACTTTCGGAACTATGACGGGACCAGGGCCAGGCCTTTGCGTAGGACCCACGCCTGTCATCAACTCGGCTGATCATGTGGATATGGGCGATGGCGAGGCAGCGGCGAGTGCTAACGTAGAAAATGCAACTGAAAAACCGACGTTGGAGATCGGCAGCAGCTCAACCGAGATGGATGAAGGCTCCGATGGGCAGTACAACGGAGGCGACAGCACCGCCCAAGGTAAGAACAGCGGTGCTATCACCGCCTTTGGGATGTGCAACATGACGGCAACCTTTGGATATAATTTTCTCTCCTTTCTTTCACGTTATTTCGGCAAGGGGGCCTGCGCTGAAAGTTGCGATGGATATCAGGGCTGTGCAGGCGACCCCGTCAACACAGCCATCGGTAATTTTGTCTACGATGAAACCGACGCAACCGTAGCAGGTCCCGGTGACAGCACCATTAAGCTGAATCGGACTTACAACTCCCAGGCCGTGCTCTGGACACCGGCCTCTATAACCCGTTTTTACCCGGACGGCTCTGATGAGGTTGTGGCCGAGCCACCTCAATACTTCGGTAAAGGTTGGACTTCGGAGCTGGGCCAGTTTCTGCTGGAGATCGACATGGCCCCGACCTTTGAGGGCGTACAGATCCTTTACCCGGACGGCCATACGGCCAATTTTGAGAAATCCGGCGCAAAATACGTCTCCGTCTCACCCGGCACCCATGATGTCATCACCAAGGAAGGGGGAGAATACATACTGCGGGACGCAGACTGTGGCTGTGCCTCAGAAGAAAAACGCTTTGACAGCAACGGGCACCTAACCGCCCTGATTGACCGTAACGGCAATGCCATCCGCCTCTTCTATGACGGCGATAAGCTGTCCACCCTGGAAAACGCCGCCGGTCGTCGGATCGAATTTACTTTGAACGGGGACGGCCAGATCATTAAAGCTGATCTACCGGAGAACATCACCCTGCAATACGAGTATCAGGATGACCTACTCTCCGCTTTTATCGACGGTCGGGGCAACCGTACCGAGTACCGCTATGACGAGCTGGGCCAGATGACCGAGATTATCTCAGCCAACGGATATCCCCTGGTGCGCAACATCTATGATGATGAATATCGGGTCACCCAACAGATCGTCAAGGAAAGCGAATCATACAGCTTCAGCTATGAGGAGGGCAAGACCACCGTCACAGATGCCTACGGCAATGCTCATGTCCATCATTATGATGACGACCTGCGCTTGGTTAGGATGGAGTATCCTGACGGGACCGAAGAACGATACGAGTATGATGAGGATCAAAACCGCACCGGGTACACGAATCAGGCCGGGGGACAATGGCAGTGGACCTACGACGATACGGGCAACCGCCTGACCGCCGAAGGCCCTCTGGGCTGGTATCGGGACTGGGCCTATAACGAACGCCGTCAGGTCACCCGGATGACGGAAAAGGTGGATGCAAGCACCCAACGCACCAGCACCTTTATTTATGATGAGCACGGCAACCTGACAAAGTTCTGTAATGCCCTGAATGCCTGCGGCTTTGTTATTTACGACGAACGTGGCCTGCCTCTGCGCATGACCGACTTGAACAGCTACACCACGGTCAACACCTACGATACCGAAGGCGACTTGATTAGCGTTCTTGATCCAGAAGGAGCTATCACCGGCTTTGACCATGATGATCTTGGTCGGGTTACTGGAAAAACCAAACCGCTCGGTAATTCCTACAGTTACTCCTACGACGAAAATTCAAACCTTACATCTGTCGATGGCCCGTTAGGCTTTCATCTCGGCTACAGCTACGATGCCAACGACAATCTGATGCAGTCGGTCGATCCCAACGGAGGAACGATCAACTATACGTACACGAAATCAGACAGTCCCAAAGAAATTTACAATCAATTAAATTTTAAAACTTCGTTCAGTTACGGCCTGATGAATGAGCGGACGGGGATGACCGACGCTGAAGACCGGGTATGGAGTTATGCCTACAACAACATGTTGCAGGTTACCGATGTCAACGGGCCCCTGGGGCACCATCAAGGTTTTATCTATAACGCCCTCGGGATGATAACCGATGCCACTGATCCTGAAGGACGGGTTAAGCATATTGAATATGATGCACTCAAACGTCCGCTGACTATTACTCGAAATTATGTGGCAGGCGGAGTTGAGAATTCCGATACCAATGTTTCGACCAGTTTCACTTACAATCTTATCGGTGATCGTCTCTCGGTTACTGATCCAGAAGGTTATATTTCTAAGGCTGAATATGATCTGCAAAGTCGTTTGCTGAAAAAGCAGGATGCAGAGGGCTATGCATGGGAATACTCCTATGATCCTATGGGCAATCTCCTGGAAAAACTGAATCCGAGAAATTTCACCACCTCCTATGCTTACACTCCCACCAATCGTCTTCAGTCTGTGACCAATCCTGAACAGCACATCAAATCTTTCACCTATAATCCCAACGGCTCCCTTATAGCTGCCACTGATCCCAAGGGGACTGTAAGCGAATACGCTTATGACGAGTTGGATCGCAAAATTGCTCAAGTGAGAAATTCCAACCTCAGTGCTCCTGCTGATTATGAAACCAATGTCACCACTGCATTTGCATATGATTTGGCGGGTAATCTTCGCTTTGTCACCAATCCCTTAGATTATCGGAAAGAGATTCGCTACGATGCAGCGCATCGAAAGGTGGAGCTGATTGATTATGAAGAGGGGAGCACAACTTTTCAATATGACAAGGTCAACAACCTGCTCAAAGTAACCGATGCCGAGGGAAATTCCACTAACTATACAGTGGACGAACTGAACCGTCTGGTTGCTGTCACTAATGCTGAGAATGAAACCACTCGCTACACCTATGATTTAGTTGGAAATCGGACGCAACGTATTGAAGCAGATAACACGGTTACGCTCTACGAGCTTGACGGGGTGTATCGTCTCAATCGCGTGCAGGAAAATTATCGGCCTGATCGTGATCCGGGCAATGATGTAAATGTACTGACCACCTATGGGTATGACCGCAGAGGACTCCTGACCAGTTTTATCAATGCCAATGGAGCGGAAACTGCTTTTGCGTATAACGGGGTCGGTAAATTAACCCGAGAAACTGATCCCTTATTAAAGGTCTGGGAATACGCCTATGACGGCAATCGGAACCGGATAACTCGCCAGGATGCCAAGGGCAATCTGACCGAGTACGATTTCTACCCGGACGATATGTTGATGCGTATGGCCTATGCTGACGGGACCGTCGTGTCCTATGCATATGATGCAAACAACAACCGGACAGCAATGAACGATACGCTCGGCGATACTTCCTGGAATTTCGATCCGCTGAATCGGGTGACCCAACAGGATGATCCTTTTGATCGAATCCTCCATTATCAATATGACGCAGCTTCAAACAGGGTCGGTATAACCTATCCTGATGAAAACCAGGTTGGCTATGCGTACAGCCCGAATAACTGGTTACAGAACATGACGGTAAGGGCACGGCATGCCGTGCCCCTACAGACCGAATATGCCCGTGATCTGGTCGGCAACCTGACGGAAATTGATAATCCCAATCAGACCAGAACGACTGTTGCGTATGATAAGGTGTATCGTACCCTGAAAAGGAGGAATTGGCAGACAACCAAGGGCGGCAAGGTCAACAGCGGGTTTGCGTATTCCTACAACAAGGTTGGGCACATCACCAAGGCGATAAAGGAATACGGCTGGAGAAAGCCGTCCACTGTTGTTGAAACCTATGGTTACGATGGCCTGCATCGGCTTTCCGAGTTTGTTACAGCGAAAAACAACCCGTTTACAGCTGTTTTGCCCAGTATGCAGATCATAACAGGGAACCGGCCTGTGGATGCCATTGCAACGTCCTACAGCTATGATCCGGTAGGAAATCGTCTGAGCTGGGAGAGTACGGATAACCTGCAAACCAATACGCCTCTTGATGGGTTTTCCCGCAAATATGCCTATAATGAAGCCAATCAGATGTTGGGCATGGAGTATTTTACGGAAAAGAACAGCACCAAGGATCATGCCTATGCGTACAGCTATGATGAAAATGGTAATCGGATAAACCGGCAGCTGATTGATAAGAACGGCCCGCAATACGGGGTGGATTACAGCTATGATGCAGAGAATCGTCTTGTTGCGGCTTTGGATTATCAGATAACCAGCAGGAACGGCAAGAATCGAATTGAGCGGGCAATGACCCATTATGAATATGATGGTGGCGGGAGAAGGTTGGTTCAGCATTATGATCCGAAAAACGGTGGGGTCGGGGTTGACAAGCGGGATGAGTATGTCTTTGATGGGCTGGACCCGGTGGCTGAGTATGATATCCTGAACGGGCAGAGGACGGACTACTATCGAGGTGCTGGGAATCATTTGGCTTTGATGCATCACTATAAGGGTGGAACTCAAGGGCAGATGTACTGGTATCACTATAATCATAAGGGTGATGTGGTTGGTCTGACCAAGCAGAACGGGAACTCGCATCATAACTATCGCTATGATCCTTATGGTGCGGTGCTGCCTGAGAATGGGAATTTTACTGATCCGCATAATCACTATACGCTGACTGGTAAGGAGTTTGATGAGAATACCGGGCTGGTTTGGTTTGGGGCGAGGTTTTATGAACCTGAGAGTGGGGTTTGGGTTAATCAGGATACGTATCGGGGGCGGCTGAGCGAGCCGGGGAGTTTGCATCGGTTTGGGTATGTGGCGGATAACCCGGTTACGTTTTGGGATTGGTATGGGTGGAAGAATGAAAAACATTATTGCCCTGATGGCTGCAAGAAAGGTTATAGGGATTTAACCAGAGAGGCTCTTCAATCTTTTAATGCATCAGATAGCATTGTCAAGACAGTTGGTGCTGCTAATAAAATTATGGATAAACCCATTGATGAGGGAGGGCATCCGGCAAGCAAAGGGGGTAAATTATTATATCCAGAATATCATGCAAAAGGGACTGATGGAGAGGGTGCAGGCTGGAGAAAAAAGGCCGCAAGATATGCAGAGGAGCAAATGGAAAAGGCTGTCGAGTGTGCGATCTTAGCGAGGAAAACTGGGCAGTCAAAATTTATGGAGCAGGCATTCATTCATATTGGGCGTGGCTTACATGTTGTTCAAGATGCTCAGTTTAATCCATATGATAAAGAAAAAGGATATGACGGACTATTTGAGACTCTCGAATATACAGCCATTCAAAAGTCTGTGTATTATCTCGAAGAGTTTGAATATAGAGTTGGATTCAATCCATTTGTTGAGTCATCGTATCAATAA